One genomic segment of Clostridium saccharoperbutylacetonicum N1-4(HMT) includes these proteins:
- a CDS encoding phosphodiester glycosidase family protein: MNKNKNINKNVNRKPKLKVKKSKKSKKKISIKTIVMFLVFELIFSACTFPFMILYGPFDVAKSTYVGAAMTSTSYQFMARWFMSDAKIAEIQGQNSVEDNGEKTDLDQINIPKVKDDTIEIQTIEGNSKYSGYYMIVKDPTRVKIGVTSKIGVEGETTSQIAEENGAIAAINGGGFVDQSSTQAWTGNGGVPTGIVMTGGKVKNDDTGGKEVSCLGITKEGKMMVGNYTLDELVKQGVQEAVSFYPALIISGKKLTINGDGGFGIRPKTAIGQKKDGSIILMVIDGNDLGSLGATVKEVQDIMYQLGAYNAINLDGGKSTTMYYDGDIINKPSNSMGERTIATAIIVK; the protein is encoded by the coding sequence ATGAATAAAAATAAGAATATAAATAAAAATGTGAATAGAAAACCGAAATTAAAAGTAAAAAAATCAAAGAAATCCAAAAAAAAGATATCAATTAAGACAATAGTTATGTTTTTGGTTTTTGAATTGATTTTTTCAGCATGTACATTTCCATTTATGATTTTATATGGCCCTTTTGATGTTGCAAAATCTACTTATGTTGGTGCAGCTATGACTTCAACAAGTTATCAATTTATGGCTAGATGGTTTATGTCAGATGCAAAAATAGCAGAAATTCAAGGACAAAATTCAGTTGAGGATAATGGTGAGAAAACTGATTTAGATCAAATAAATATTCCTAAGGTTAAGGATGATACAATAGAAATACAGACAATTGAAGGTAATTCAAAATATAGTGGTTATTATATGATTGTAAAAGATCCAACAAGGGTTAAGATTGGAGTAACTTCTAAGATAGGCGTAGAAGGAGAAACTACTTCTCAAATTGCAGAAGAAAATGGAGCAATTGCGGCAATTAATGGAGGAGGATTTGTTGACCAATCATCAACACAGGCATGGACAGGAAATGGTGGTGTACCAACTGGTATTGTTATGACTGGTGGAAAAGTTAAAAATGATGATACTGGTGGAAAAGAAGTATCATGTCTTGGTATAACTAAAGAAGGAAAAATGATGGTAGGTAATTATACTTTAGATGAGCTTGTGAAACAAGGCGTTCAAGAAGCAGTAAGTTTTTACCCAGCATTAATTATTAGTGGTAAAAAGTTAACAATTAATGGAGATGGTGGATTTGGTATAAGACCAAAGACTGCAATAGGACAAAAAAAAGATGGCTCAATAATTCTTATGGTTATTGATGGAAATGACCTTGGAAGCTTAGGTGCGACAGTAAAGGAAGTACAAGATATTATGTATCAATTGGGTGCCTATAATGCTATTAATTTAGATGGTGGAAAATCAACGACTATGTATTATGATGGTGATATAATAAACAAACCATCAAACAGCATGGGAGAGAGAACTATTGCAACAGCAATTATTGTTAAATAA
- a CDS encoding L-lactate dehydrogenase codes for MIDRKRKISVIGAGFVGATAAYALMNSGVATEICLFDINMDKAMGEVMDLVHGTSFVKPVSIYAGSIEETKDSDIVIITAGAAQKEGETRLDLIEKNYKIFKSFVPQIAAASPNAILLVVSNPCDVLAYITYKLSGFPRERVIASGTVLDSSRLKYVVGKYFNVNNNDIHAYVLGEHGDSEVVSWSTASIAGGTLDEYADKFDLEWDEQVKAVIENDVKNAAYEIISRKNATYFAVALAVNRIVEAILRDENAILTVSCLMQGEYGIDDVYLAVPTIVNSTGVVGIVNPVIKDAEELGKLQESAKVLKEHIKKVIPN; via the coding sequence ATGATTGATAGAAAACGTAAAATATCTGTAATAGGAGCTGGATTTGTAGGAGCAACAGCAGCTTATGCTTTGATGAATAGTGGAGTGGCAACAGAAATATGTTTATTTGATATAAATATGGATAAAGCTATGGGAGAAGTAATGGATTTAGTTCATGGTACATCCTTTGTAAAGCCAGTAAGTATTTATGCAGGAAGTATTGAAGAAACTAAGGATTCAGATATTGTAATAATTACAGCAGGCGCAGCTCAAAAGGAAGGGGAAACAAGATTAGACTTAATTGAAAAAAACTATAAAATATTTAAAAGTTTTGTTCCACAAATAGCAGCGGCAAGTCCAAATGCAATTTTATTAGTTGTATCTAACCCTTGTGATGTATTAGCATATATAACATATAAATTATCTGGGTTCCCTAGGGAAAGAGTTATTGCATCAGGTACAGTGTTAGATTCATCAAGATTAAAATATGTCGTAGGAAAGTATTTTAATGTAAATAACAATGATATTCATGCATATGTTTTAGGGGAGCATGGGGATAGTGAAGTTGTTAGCTGGAGTACAGCAAGTATAGCAGGTGGAACATTAGATGAGTATGCTGATAAATTTGACTTAGAATGGGATGAACAAGTGAAGGCAGTAATTGAAAATGATGTTAAAAATGCTGCTTATGAAATAATATCTAGAAAGAATGCAACTTATTTTGCAGTGGCATTAGCTGTAAACAGAATAGTTGAAGCTATTTTAAGAGATGAAAATGCAATTTTAACTGTATCATGTTTAATGCAAGGTGAGTATGGAATTGATGATGTATATCTTGCGGTACCAACAATTGTTAATAGCACAGGAGTTGTAGGAATTGTAAATCCAGTGATAAAAGATGCTGAAGAGTTAGGAAAATTACAAGAATCAGCAAAGGTATTAAAGGAACACATAAAGAAAGTTATTCCTAATTAA
- a CDS encoding 3'-5' exonuclease, with product MKLLFFDTETTSIKPGSICQLSYITVDASVKPQVTTGRNFFFTVEEMDPSAEEIHGFSLEKLYDLSNGRYFEDLVPEFIDDFINSDFIIGHNVNFDIRFLKHELSLLGEDFIPKNVFCTMAYYRDICRIPKANGEIKNPKLSEVIEWLNISSTQIAETSEKLFEGSGNYHDARFDTAATYLTVIEGLKKGHFPKGYFSNLLKASDRK from the coding sequence ATGAAATTACTATTTTTTGATACAGAAACTACTAGCATAAAGCCAGGAAGCATCTGCCAACTAAGCTATATAACTGTTGATGCTAGTGTAAAACCTCAAGTGACAACTGGCAGAAACTTTTTCTTTACAGTAGAAGAAATGGATCCTTCTGCTGAAGAAATACATGGTTTTTCCCTTGAAAAACTATACGATTTATCAAATGGGCGATATTTTGAAGATTTAGTTCCAGAATTTATTGATGATTTTATAAATTCTGATTTCATAATTGGACATAATGTTAATTTTGATATTAGATTTTTAAAACATGAGTTATCATTATTAGGTGAAGATTTTATTCCTAAAAATGTTTTCTGTACAATGGCTTATTATAGAGACATATGCAGAATTCCAAAAGCTAATGGTGAAATTAAAAATCCTAAACTATCAGAAGTGATTGAATGGCTCAATATTTCAAGCACTCAAATTGCCGAAACCTCTGAAAAATTGTTTGAAGGTAGTGGAAATTATCATGATGCTAGATTTGATACAGCTGCAACTTATTTAACTGTAATAGAAGGCTTAAAAAAAGGCCATTTCCCAAAAGGCTATTTTTCAAATCTTCTAAAAGCTTCTGATAGAAAATAA
- a CDS encoding N-acetylmuramoyl-L-alanine amidase family protein, translated as MKKKILNQLIAAALVCGSLLTVGNLSANAETTLNGLKTENGHTYSYNNGVKDTNQWILFGDDKGSVWHYFDENGEMVKNKTILGPNNKTEVKIDENGVGEVNWEYGVNCNFDNGKCYYLNASGQKTGWVEDQGKIYYYNEKGEMLKDTTVKNQFGKEVKLNKDGVLVGEHGYDIIDGVEVTYDSSEAYKKSQKEWKQVGTDWTYNDGNQKKEHLAKGWEQINGVWFYFNDNGIMQNNTTIKDGKGNDCVLNADGALTNRTKPEEDLEKTKGYSQKVIDGKTYFVDDNGVKKIGWVIYNGKWYYTNKDGVMQKDTAIIEGENKYVLGSDGVWIR; from the coding sequence ATGAAAAAAAAGATATTAAATCAATTAATTGCAGCTGCTTTAGTTTGCGGAAGTCTTTTAACAGTAGGAAATTTATCTGCCAATGCAGAAACAACATTAAACGGACTTAAAACAGAAAATGGACATACTTATTCTTATAACAATGGTGTAAAAGATACAAATCAATGGATCTTGTTTGGAGATGATAAGGGTTCAGTATGGCATTATTTTGATGAGAATGGTGAAATGGTAAAAAATAAAACTATTCTAGGTCCTAACAATAAAACTGAAGTTAAAATTGATGAAAATGGAGTAGGAGAAGTTAACTGGGAATATGGAGTAAATTGCAATTTTGATAATGGTAAGTGCTATTATTTAAATGCATCAGGGCAAAAAACAGGCTGGGTTGAAGATCAAGGTAAAATATATTATTACAATGAAAAGGGAGAAATGCTCAAAGACACAACTGTTAAAAATCAATTTGGAAAAGAAGTTAAGTTAAATAAAGATGGAGTACTTGTTGGTGAGCATGGATATGATATCATCGATGGAGTTGAAGTTACTTATGATAGTTCAGAAGCATATAAAAAGAGTCAAAAAGAGTGGAAACAAGTGGGAACTGACTGGACTTATAATGATGGAAATCAAAAGAAAGAACACTTAGCTAAAGGTTGGGAACAAATTAATGGAGTATGGTTCTATTTTAATGATAATGGAATAATGCAAAATAATACAACTATTAAAGATGGAAAAGGTAATGACTGCGTATTAAATGCAGATGGTGCATTAACTAATAGAACTAAGCCTGAAGAAGATCTAGAAAAAACAAAGGGTTATAGCCAAAAAGTTATCGATGGGAAAACATATTTTGTAGATGATAACGGAGTGAAAAAGATAGGATGGGTTATATATAATGGCAAATGGTATTATACAAACAAGGATGGTGTAATGCAAAAAGATACAGCTATAATAGAAGGCGAAAACAAATATGTTTTAGGTTCAGACGGGGTATGGATTCGATAA
- a CDS encoding nitroreductase family protein, whose product MENFFELVSKRQSCRKYLDIAVEKEKLLKCIEAAQAAPSACNSQPWHFIVVNNKELAAKVAPCLQDKIMNKFTTQCQAFIIVIEENGNLTSRAGALMKHQDYRSIDLGIATEHICLAATEQGLGTCILGWFNEKELKKLLNVNAFKRIRLVIAIGYPEDGSVRKKVRKNIDEISTFIE is encoded by the coding sequence ATGGAAAATTTTTTTGAACTAGTTAGTAAACGGCAAAGTTGTAGAAAGTATTTAGATATAGCTGTTGAAAAAGAAAAGCTATTAAAATGCATTGAAGCAGCTCAAGCAGCACCATCAGCATGCAATAGTCAGCCATGGCACTTTATTGTTGTGAACAATAAAGAATTAGCGGCTAAAGTTGCACCTTGTCTTCAAGATAAGATTATGAATAAATTCACTACCCAATGTCAAGCATTTATTATTGTTATAGAAGAAAATGGAAATTTAACTTCACGTGCAGGTGCCTTAATGAAGCATCAAGATTATAGATCTATTGATTTGGGTATTGCAACGGAACACATATGCCTCGCAGCAACAGAGCAAGGACTTGGGACATGTATTTTAGGTTGGTTCAATGAAAAGGAGCTTAAAAAGCTTTTAAATGTTAATGCATTTAAAAGAATTAGATTAGTTATAGCTATAGGATATCCAGAAGATGGTAGTGTACGGAAGAAAGTAAGAAAGAATATAGATGAAATTTCAACTTTTATAGAATAA
- a CDS encoding response regulator transcription factor encodes MEKKKILVVEDEFSINDTLKFALSKENFEVKGAYNGETALQLFKEFEPHLVLLDLMLPDISGFELCKILNQTSYVVMLTARDDVIDRILGMEIGADDYITKPFEIREVIARINAIFRRANKNIIASESTTSSPFENNKSNAIVDKVEKDEITINFDTRTVIRDGRELLLKRKEFDLLSYLYKNKGIVFTRQQLLNEVWGYDYYGDTRTVDVHIRRLRANLGDDKENSIIETVFGVGYVIR; translated from the coding sequence ATGGAAAAGAAGAAAATATTAGTTGTTGAAGATGAATTTTCTATTAATGATACTTTAAAATTTGCTCTTTCAAAGGAAAACTTCGAAGTAAAAGGAGCTTATAATGGAGAAACTGCTTTGCAACTTTTCAAAGAATTTGAACCTCATTTAGTTTTATTGGATCTAATGCTTCCAGACATAAGTGGTTTTGAATTATGTAAAATCCTAAATCAAACAAGTTATGTTGTTATGCTTACTGCTAGAGATGATGTTATTGACAGAATATTGGGTATGGAAATAGGCGCAGATGACTACATAACAAAACCATTTGAAATAAGAGAAGTTATAGCTAGAATTAATGCTATTTTTAGACGGGCAAACAAAAATATTATTGCTAGCGAAAGTACTACTTCTTCGCCTTTTGAAAATAATAAAAGCAACGCTATTGTTGATAAGGTTGAAAAAGATGAAATTACAATTAATTTTGATACACGAACAGTAATAAGAGACGGTCGGGAACTTTTGCTAAAAAGAAAAGAATTTGATTTATTAAGTTATTTATATAAAAACAAAGGAATTGTTTTCACAAGACAGCAACTTTTAAATGAAGTATGGGGATATGACTATTATGGTGATACAAGAACTGTAGATGTTCACATAAGACGATTAAGGGCAAACCTTGGGGATGATAAAGAAAATTCTATAATAGAAACAGTTTTTGGTGTAGGATATGTAATAAGATAA
- the argS gene encoding arginine--tRNA ligase — protein sequence MDYKSEIVELIKSYVDLNFDNIKSLIEVPPKPEMGDYAFPCFQLSKVMKKVPNIIAEDLKNNIVTEVFEKIENLGSYLNFFVDKGVFAENIIEKVLEEGDEYGISNSGNEKTICIEYSQLCIKNSFQISSFYTKVIGNALTRMYKKQGYNVIEISNSEAFGTEFDKSLVTEFLVEEAVNNNNINQVINELSENGILVESNGVKVVNLKKYNMPPCIILKDDGTFTYALRDIAAVIYRKKYYNFDKYIYVVDSTQELYYKQIFKVLELVGYEWAKDCICIGLGLIKFSERNLFMRDWTTVLMKDMFKAEALVFACLKNLKENNVILDWNEILGFDGENGPYVQASYASWGSILIKGVKCTGKADYKKLSSSEEFELVKRIGNFNEIITLTIEKLEPSILTKYIIEVAKRLEKFYDPYFMMNLEDETLKVARLNLVKAALQVIKNGLELLGIGTLEKIL from the coding sequence ATGGATTATAAAAGTGAGATTGTTGAATTAATAAAATCTTATGTTGATTTGAATTTTGATAATATAAAAAGTTTAATTGAAGTACCACCAAAACCAGAAATGGGAGATTATGCATTTCCATGCTTCCAATTATCAAAGGTTATGAAAAAGGTACCTAATATAATAGCAGAAGATCTAAAAAACAATATTGTGACAGAAGTTTTTGAGAAAATTGAAAATCTAGGATCATATCTAAATTTTTTTGTGGATAAGGGAGTATTTGCAGAAAATATAATTGAGAAGGTTTTAGAAGAAGGAGATGAATATGGGATATCAAATAGTGGAAATGAAAAAACAATATGTATCGAGTATTCTCAACTGTGCATAAAAAATTCTTTTCAGATAAGCAGCTTTTATACTAAAGTTATAGGTAATGCTTTAACTAGAATGTATAAGAAGCAAGGATATAATGTCATTGAAATATCTAATTCTGAGGCTTTTGGGACGGAATTTGATAAGTCTTTAGTAACTGAATTTCTAGTTGAAGAGGCAGTTAATAATAATAATATTAATCAGGTGATAAATGAATTAAGTGAAAACGGAATTTTGGTAGAAAGTAATGGAGTTAAGGTTGTTAATCTTAAGAAATATAATATGCCACCATGTATAATTTTAAAAGATGATGGTACATTTACATATGCGCTTAGGGATATTGCAGCTGTAATTTATAGAAAGAAATATTATAATTTCGATAAATATATTTATGTAGTTGATAGTACGCAAGAATTATATTATAAACAAATATTTAAGGTGTTAGAGCTTGTAGGGTATGAATGGGCAAAAGATTGCATTTGTATTGGACTGGGATTAATTAAGTTTTCAGAGAGAAACCTATTTATGAGAGATTGGACAACTGTTTTGATGAAGGATATGTTTAAAGCTGAAGCATTAGTGTTTGCTTGTCTCAAAAATTTAAAAGAAAATAATGTTATTCTTGATTGGAATGAAATATTAGGATTTGATGGAGAAAATGGCCCGTATGTTCAAGCATCTTACGCTAGTTGGGGTAGTATTCTAATTAAAGGGGTTAAATGTACAGGGAAGGCTGATTATAAGAAATTATCGTCGAGTGAAGAATTTGAATTAGTGAAAAGAATAGGTAACTTTAATGAAATTATAACTTTAACAATAGAAAAATTAGAACCTTCAATTTTAACTAAATATATAATTGAAGTCGCTAAAAGATTAGAGAAATTTTATGATCCGTATTTTATGATGAATCTAGAAGATGAGACATTAAAAGTAGCTAGATTAAACCTAGTTAAAGCAGCTTTACAGGTTATAAAAAATGGATTAGAATTACTTGGAATTGGTACTTTAGAAAAAATATTATGA
- a CDS encoding site-2 protease family protein yields the protein MDLLNLNTSIYDKIVIIPALIVAFTVHEFAHAFVADKLGDKTPRFQGRVTLNPAAHLDPIGFILAVFFIFGWAKPVQTNPSAYKNPSKDSLKVSLAGPISNFIVAIIATVIYALFIKVFYFKLSEGVAQVLHDMIFYILSVNISIGLFNLIPVPPLDGFKIIKYFKPRIFYEFQDKFYQYQPLILIALILFGGRIIGIFSTAILNFLLRLVSVVLHVF from the coding sequence ATGGATTTACTTAATTTAAACACATCAATTTATGACAAGATTGTCATAATACCAGCACTTATTGTTGCATTTACAGTTCATGAATTTGCACATGCTTTTGTTGCAGATAAGTTAGGAGATAAAACACCAAGATTTCAAGGAAGAGTAACTTTGAATCCAGCAGCACATCTTGATCCTATTGGATTTATTTTGGCAGTATTCTTTATATTTGGGTGGGCAAAACCAGTGCAAACAAATCCATCAGCATATAAAAACCCTAGTAAAGATAGTTTGAAAGTGAGTTTAGCTGGACCAATTTCAAATTTTATTGTTGCTATTATAGCAACTGTAATATATGCATTGTTCATTAAAGTTTTTTATTTTAAGTTATCAGAAGGTGTGGCACAAGTTTTGCATGATATGATATTTTATATACTTTCTGTTAATATTAGTATAGGATTATTTAATTTAATTCCGGTTCCACCATTAGATGGATTCAAGATTATTAAATATTTTAAGCCAAGAATTTTTTATGAATTTCAAGATAAGTTTTATCAATATCAGCCACTAATTCTTATAGCATTAATTCTATTTGGAGGAAGAATAATAGGTATTTTTTCAACAGCAATATTGAATTTTTTATTAAGATTAGTATCGGTAGTATTACATGTTTTTTAA
- a CDS encoding biotin--[acetyl-CoA-carboxylase] ligase, translating into MEEKILNELKNADDYISGEILSSTLQVSRTAIWKHINNLKAKGYIIEGVSKKGYKLLSSPDLIDKSKVISLLETSQIGKNIVYFTEIDSTNIKAKELAQQNVETGSLIVAEKQTLGSGRFNREWVSPNGGLWFTLVLRPNISPMEAPKITQIAAASVYKTLKDLNIDVNIKWPNDIHLNGKKLCGILAEMKCDMDSVHYLVLGIGMNININRDDFNDDTNSIATSLKIEFNKQFSRTEILSSFLNHFEKLYLRFVNHLDLSETISICRNNSNILGKQAKLITYNKEEIVTCVSLSDAGDLIVKDSQGNEKAVLTGEISFKGM; encoded by the coding sequence ATGGAAGAAAAAATATTAAATGAACTAAAAAATGCTGATGACTATATTTCTGGTGAGATTTTAAGTTCAACTTTGCAGGTATCAAGAACTGCTATTTGGAAGCATATTAATAATTTAAAAGCTAAAGGTTATATTATAGAAGGAGTATCTAAGAAAGGCTATAAATTATTATCATCTCCAGATTTGATAGATAAAAGTAAAGTAATATCATTACTTGAAACATCACAAATTGGTAAAAATATAGTATATTTTACTGAAATAGATTCTACAAATATTAAAGCTAAAGAGCTTGCACAGCAAAATGTTGAGACTGGAAGCTTGATAGTTGCTGAGAAACAAACACTTGGAAGTGGACGATTCAATCGTGAGTGGGTTTCTCCAAATGGTGGTCTTTGGTTCACTTTAGTATTAAGGCCGAATATTTCTCCTATGGAAGCACCTAAAATAACTCAAATAGCTGCTGCTTCTGTATATAAGACCTTGAAAGACCTTAACATTGATGTAAATATAAAATGGCCTAATGATATACATTTAAATGGCAAAAAGCTATGTGGCATATTAGCAGAAATGAAATGTGATATGGATAGCGTTCATTATTTAGTATTGGGCATTGGCATGAACATTAATATAAATAGAGATGATTTTAATGATGATACAAATTCTATTGCTACATCTTTAAAAATTGAATTTAATAAACAATTTAGTAGAACAGAAATACTGTCTAGTTTTTTAAACCATTTTGAAAAATTGTATTTAAGATTTGTGAATCATCTTGATCTTTCTGAGACAATTTCAATTTGCAGAAATAATTCTAATATATTGGGAAAGCAAGCAAAATTAATTACATATAATAAAGAAGAAATAGTCACTTGTGTTTCTCTATCTGATGCTGGAGATCTTATTGTGAAGGATAGTCAAGGAAATGAAAAAGCAGTACTTACTGGGGAAATAAGCTTTAAAGGAATGTAA
- a CDS encoding sensor histidine kinase — protein sequence MLRTLKGKIMTAIIFALIIFNLGLSILIYNTFYKSIKNNIKDDMENISKFSTSTLKYSSMVIEDDSKVKNKTVYEINNNYDCYVGLYDSNNKLIDCKGNVLLENSIDNILESSKGKSSVIIFNIKNGLISTYIYPVYLNGKYDSSLIIQKNYDEYYNSIKNTMTNIISAQIILFVVIIGSLNYFINRIISPLKKLSMEMKKYGEGKDVDKISVRSKDEIGQVTNSFNEMIEEKKKLENISKDFFNNATHELKTPVTSIYGYVQILEEEDLNSMDEEFKKRAVNRIMLECGKLKELIQKLLEISRCGVRKKDIKQEVKLNTLILDICDRLIDRSRRLNKKFIANIDEISILAVKEDIEHIILNLIDNALKYSKGKEIYISLKKSDADTFIFETKNKISSIPKNISENLLEPFIKYNEFDCNMEESISSSGLGLYLCNELAQKNMLTLKYNIENDEISFYLSSLN from the coding sequence ATGCTAAGAACACTAAAAGGAAAAATAATGACTGCTATTATTTTTGCTCTTATTATATTTAATCTTGGATTAAGTATTTTAATTTATAATACTTTCTATAAAAGTATTAAGAACAATATCAAGGATGATATGGAGAATATCAGTAAATTCAGTACAAGCACTTTAAAATACAGTTCTATGGTTATTGAGGATGACTCTAAAGTAAAAAATAAAACCGTCTATGAAATTAACAATAATTATGATTGCTATGTTGGGTTATATGATTCAAATAATAAATTAATAGATTGTAAAGGAAATGTATTACTTGAAAATAGTATTGATAATATATTAGAAAGTTCAAAAGGAAAAAGTTCAGTAATAATCTTCAATATAAAAAATGGATTAATTTCTACATACATATACCCTGTTTATCTTAATGGAAAATATGATTCAAGTTTAATCATACAAAAAAACTACGATGAGTATTACAATAGCATTAAGAACACAATGACAAATATAATAAGTGCACAAATTATCCTTTTTGTGGTCATAATAGGATCATTAAATTACTTTATAAACAGAATAATCAGTCCTTTAAAAAAGCTCAGCATGGAAATGAAAAAATATGGAGAAGGAAAAGATGTTGATAAAATTTCAGTACGATCTAAAGATGAAATTGGACAAGTAACTAATTCTTTTAATGAAATGATTGAAGAAAAGAAAAAATTAGAAAATATATCAAAAGACTTTTTTAACAATGCCACCCATGAACTCAAAACACCAGTTACTTCAATATATGGTTATGTCCAAATATTAGAAGAAGAAGATCTAAACAGTATGGATGAAGAATTTAAAAAAAGAGCTGTTAACCGCATAATGCTTGAATGTGGAAAGTTAAAAGAACTTATTCAAAAGCTTCTTGAAATTTCAAGATGTGGAGTTAGAAAAAAGGATATCAAACAAGAAGTGAAACTAAACACATTAATTTTAGACATTTGTGATAGATTGATTGACAGGAGCCGACGACTTAATAAAAAGTTCATTGCTAATATAGATGAAATTAGTATTTTAGCCGTAAAAGAAGATATTGAACATATAATTTTAAATTTAATAGATAATGCATTAAAATACTCAAAAGGTAAAGAAATATATATTTCACTGAAAAAATCTGATGCTGATACTTTTATATTTGAAACAAAAAATAAAATTTCTTCAATCCCCAAAAATATTTCCGAAAATTTATTAGAACCTTTTATTAAATATAATGAGTTTGATTGCAATATGGAAGAAAGCATCTCAAGTTCTGGCTTAGGATTATATTTATGTAATGAATTAGCACAAAAGAATATGCTGACTTTAAAATATAATATAGAAAATGATGAAATATCATTCTATTTATCAAGCTTAAATTAG
- a CDS encoding AI-2E family transporter, with amino-acid sequence MFFNNNIKYRDILIFALIGVIGYKLIDNYDYFFSLLKKIVTIMTPFIYALICAYILNPVISFFERKLKVKRAISIAITYLMIVTLVFIILFFTIPSIIDSILNITKEVPKYVEIIQKWINTALQNERIKILIEQAGLLGKLQEMSGQIGNIAIVLLQGLVMYLLSFTSNLVIVIFGFLISIYVIVDKERLLKNTRRITYMIFKEENGNRIINFVRTYNKMVGFYIGIKAVDSSIVGIIALFGLLIVGEPYAPLIALIVGITNMIPYFGPLMGVIVAMTVAIFVSPMKAFVVFVLLLCIQQFDAWFLEPKLVGKKVGISPLGIILGVTIGGGFLGPIGMLLGSPTMATIKIYYEKLFSKFKDSNPRLVKEENLDDTKIGK; translated from the coding sequence TTGTTTTTTAATAATAATATTAAGTATAGAGATATTTTAATATTTGCACTAATAGGTGTAATAGGATATAAGCTTATAGATAATTATGATTATTTTTTTAGCTTGTTAAAAAAGATAGTAACAATTATGACACCTTTTATATATGCTTTGATTTGTGCGTATATATTAAATCCAGTAATAAGTTTTTTTGAGCGAAAATTAAAAGTTAAGAGAGCAATTTCAATAGCAATTACTTATTTGATGATTGTTACTTTAGTTTTTATTATTTTATTTTTTACTATTCCAAGTATAATTGACAGCATACTCAATATAACAAAGGAAGTACCTAAGTATGTAGAAATCATACAGAAATGGATTAATACAGCCTTACAAAATGAAAGAATAAAAATACTAATTGAGCAAGCAGGATTATTAGGAAAGTTACAGGAAATGTCTGGTCAAATAGGAAATATTGCAATTGTATTATTGCAAGGATTAGTTATGTATTTACTTTCTTTTACCTCTAATTTAGTGATTGTAATTTTTGGTTTTTTAATTTCAATTTATGTTATAGTTGATAAAGAAAGGCTTTTAAAGAATACTAGAAGAATTACATATATGATTTTTAAAGAAGAAAATGGGAATAGGATAATAAATTTTGTTAGAACATATAATAAAATGGTCGGGTTTTATATTGGAATAAAAGCCGTAGATTCTTCAATTGTTGGTATTATAGCATTATTTGGATTATTAATTGTTGGGGAACCATATGCACCTTTGATTGCGCTTATTGTAGGGATAACCAATATGATTCCTTATTTTGGTCCGCTTATGGGTGTTATTGTTGCGATGACGGTTGCTATATTTGTTTCACCTATGAAGGCGTTTGTTGTTTTTGTTCTTTTGCTTTGTATTCAACAATTTGATGCATGGTTTCTTGAACCAAAACTTGTTGGGAAAAAGGTTGGGATTAGCCCTCTTGGAATTATTCTAGGAGTTACTATAGGTGGCGGTTTTTTAGGCCCTATAGGAATGTTATTAGGTTCTCCTACAATGGCAACTATAAAAATATATTACGAAAAATTATTTTCTAAATTTAAAGATAGCAATCCTCGCCTTGTTAAAGAAGAAAATCTTGATGATACTAAAATTGGAAAATAG
- a CDS encoding rubredoxin, whose amino-acid sequence MEKYVCEVCGYIYDPKLGDPDGGIEPYVDFNDLPDCWVCPICSFNKDNFSMLE is encoded by the coding sequence ATGGAAAAATATGTTTGTGAAGTATGCGGATATATTTATGACCCAAAACTTGGTGACCCTGATGGTGGCATTGAACCTTATGTAGATTTTAATGATTTGCCTGATTGTTGGGTGTGTCCTATTTGTTCTTTTAACAAAGATAATTTTTCTATGCTTGAATGA